In Trichoplusia ni isolate ovarian cell line Hi5 chromosome 2, tn1, whole genome shotgun sequence, the DNA window taaagtactaaGTGaaatttttttggaaaacacTTATGGAAAACAAGTCTATTATTATGGAAGAGAAGTTCTTGCACTCAATAATTTTGCTGAACTATTTTGCCAAGATACACAAATGAATCTTCTTGATAAGAAAGCAGTAAAAATTATGGCAAAGAGATACACAGATTATATACCACGAGaagattttaaaaaacaatacaacattaCAGAAAAGATGGTTTTAGATGTAATGAAAATACTCAAAGACAGGCGAGGTGGTGAGGAGTTTGTAATTGGAGATCATTTACTACCACATCATCAAAGAGgaggtaaataaaaagaatgcagatcaaaaataaataaaataatatttgcacaaacaaactaaatttaaacttttctttacAGATATAATAATTTGCAATGATCATAATGGATCACCTTTACCAGTCATAGATATGTTTCCACCTAAAGATTTTGGAATACTAAGGAAACCTCCTGATAGTAAACAATGGATTGTTCTGGTGATTGCGGGAAGAAATGctttaatatataatacagaCACAGCTACAGGATTGTTTAACAGTAAAGTTAAAGAACTCGAGGCATTAGGATATAATGCCATACTGGTAcgtaaatttcttttaaaaagttaatgatTGATAATTTGCTCTGAAACTATTGTAAAATTATGCTATACAATATACAGTGAACAGTATTTTTACACAGTTTAATCTCTTCAGGTTCCATGGAGCTTATACTCAAAGTTGGAAACAGCAGCAGAAAAGGCggattttttaaatgatttaatagaaaaatctgtaaaaaaacgaaatataaaatcaaaaaattaccaagttttttatttcaattaatatacaacatagttcttttttaatggACTGCAATTGTAATGGTTAGGAGTGCAAGGAATGTCTTTTTTCCGAGGTGAAACGCTGATGATTTCAACCAACGCCGAGGGCACGGCGAGGGGATACGTCGGACTCCCACCAACTAAAAACACCCTGGGCCCCTTaaactgcctgagccagagccacgggatcgctcgaGCATTTTCAGTGCGACTCTGGGCGAATGGGCAAGGAATGCCTACTCCTGGCATCATCTGCCTCCCATTCTCCGTACCTTTATTCCATTGATACTAAAGAAAATGTTGTAAGGTCAAGGTCAGGTAACAGCTGACCCCGAGAGAAATGTGAAATACGATTAGGAAGTATTAGTTGATTGTCAAATGAAAGACCTAGTCATAAAAAAGGCATATACTGTCGAATTGAGTAACCTCCTTTTCTAgaagttggttaaaaaactGCAACACCGACTTCGTTACAGATTGCTGATTTACCGCATTAGGTAAGTTACCTGTAGCGGTAGCTTAAagtgcaaattaaataaataaatatttttttctacataaGACAATTACTTATCTACACCAGTATAATTTGTGGATACCCATCTAGTGTTAATCAGGCGAGTTCTTTTTATGTCCGTATCGTTTTTAGTCGGTATTCTATCTATTGTTACTTGTTATGGCCCCAACAGAAGTACATCATGATAAACTGTACTGGTGGTAGCATAGCTATAGATAATACTTATAATGGGTGCTACGGGCGAGCAGGCAGCGGAGCCTCAATATTGAATTTCGTCGTTTCACTTTGAGTACAGAACCTTAAAAAGTACCTACAGGTTGAATTTGTGATCGGACTGATCAGATATATTTACTTAAGTACTGGCAACATTAAACATATCTACCCTATTTGCCGCTATTCAGAAAAAGGGAAGCAAAGCAAAagcaatcattttattttactctatgGTAACGCATCAGCACCGCAGAAGCGTACATAACGGGTGGATCGTTTTCGCGCCCGGTAATTGTCGTCAATAGATTTCGAGAGAAAATTGAAGTTTATTAATATCTGTTTTATCAGCTATTTAAATGGAATGATAGTTATTAATTGTAAGTGAGCTTATTGTGAACATCTCTTCATTCTATCCGTGTCATCATGTCTCAGGCTGAAGAACCGATGGAAGTTGCAGATGTTGGGGAAAATTCagtaagtattatttgtatGCAGTAGTGTCTTTGTTTTGTAACTAtacaaatcaattattttattttgtttgtttaaacagaATGAATCTTCAAGCGACACAACATCGTCGCGCGGTAAGGAAGGAGATTTCGAAAGCAAAATTGAAACTGATCGTTCTAAGAGATTTGAGTTTCTATTGAAACAAACTGAAATTTTCTCACATTTTATGTCAAACACGCCCAAATCTGGTAGTAGTCCACCTAAACCAAAAGCAGGAAGACCGAAGAAGATAAAAGACATCGATTCGGGAGGAGGATCAGCTGGCGAGtaagtaacaataaaactaaCCTTCACCTTGTATTTGAATCGTATGAAAATGTAAACATGTGCTTGTGGGCTCTATGTTCACGATATATCATTTAATGTtagcttattttatttatttatgtaaaataagaaaaaacttaaatttaaggacaaattttaattattgttttacaactttcacatcaataaaatatataatttatactggAAAGTCCATGTATTCAAAccaatatgtattaatatttttatagccatCGACACCGTAAGACTGAACAGGAGGAAGATGAAGAACTCCTTGCAGAAACAAACACTAAACAAAAGTCTATATTTCGCTTTGAAGCTTCTCCACATTACGTGAAAAATGGAGAGATGCGTGATTATCAAGTCAGAGGTCTGAACTGGATGATTTCACTCTATGAAAATGGTATAAATGGTATTCTAGCTGATGAAATGGGTCTTGGCAAAACATTGCAGACCATTTCTTTGCTTGGATACATGAAACATTTCAAGTAAGTTTATATCTATTGATTGTTGTTTAAGATTACTTTTCTTATAACCCACTGCAACTACATATcattttttggataaaaaaaatatttaatttaaaaacaaaaaataacataacaaaataactcatactaaaagtattaaataataataaatttgtttttttttttgttaaggaaTGTACCTGGACCACACATTGTAATAGTGCCAAAATCAACCCTCACAAATTGGATGAATGAATTCAAGAAATGGTGTCCCTCTCTAAAGGCTGTTTGTCTTATCGGTGACCAGGAAACTAGGGTAAAATTTATGTTCAACTTTGAAAAACCCATGaaataacattgttataaaagtatatttaaagaTGATATTCATGTATggtttaaaaacattgtattcCTTGTTTCTCTACAGAATACATTTATCAGGGAAACTCTCATGCCTGGTAACTGGGATGTCTGCATCACATCTTACGAAATGATTATACGAGAGAGATCAGTTTTCAAAAAGTTTACCTGGAGATACATGGTGATTGACGAAGCCCATCGCATCAAGAATGAAAAATCAAAACTGTCAGAGTTGTTGAGAGAGTTTAAGAGTATGAACAGGTTGCTACTGACTGGTACCCCATTGCAGAATAATCTTCATGAACTGTGGGCTTTACTTAATTTCCTTCTACCTGATGTATTTAACAGTTCTGATGTAAGTTGTAAATACTACACAAATTTTAtagacattatttaaatttattaatttttattattattaaaaagtaatttacaataatatattatttccttAGGATTTTGACTCTTGGTTCAATACTAATGCAGCTCTTGGAGATAACCAGTTGGTATCACGACTGCACGCTGTGTTACGGCCATTTTTGCTTCGACGTCTGAAGTCTGAAGTAGAAAGGAAGCTAAAACCGAAAAAGGAAGTCAAAGTCTATGTTGGTTTGAGCAAAATGCAAAGGGAATGGTACACAAAAGTTTTGATGAAAGACATAGATGTAGGTATGTAGAGCAAATGCATTTATTTTGCATATTCTATTGAAAAAACAAACTGCACAACCATTAtacaaaattcactttttaCTAAGGCAAAAAGTCTTGCAATATCAATGGTACATTCATTCATTATACTGATTTCAGTCAATGGTGCTGGTAAGGTGGAGAAGATGCGACTGCAAAATATTCTTATGCAGCTGCGAAAGTGTTGTAATCACCCATACCTATTCGACGGTGCGGAACCTGGCCCGCCGTACACCACTGACGAACACTTGGTCTACAATTGTGGCAAACTAGCAATCCTTGACAAACTATTGCCTAAATTACGGGAACAGGATTCAAGAGTGTTGATCTTCTCACAGATGACAAGGATGCTGGACATCTTAGAGGATTATTGTTTATGGCGGCAGTATAAGGTACATACCTATCAaaccaatcaatcaattcagcctatcgaggtccactgctggacctAGACCTCCCCCATGTTGCTCCACAACACCTCTTAAATTAATCAGTAGTTTAAACATCTTCCATCACTAATGAGttcagatattattatatgtaactCAATGACTGAAGTCAAGTGCAATTTATTAGAATGtctatgtttgtttttagtactGTCGGCTGGACGGTCAAACACCTCATGAAGACAGAAATAGGCAAATAGAAGAGTACAATGCAGAGGGAAGTGAGAAATTCGTGTTCATGTTGTCGACACGCGCCGGAGGTCTCGGAATTAACTTGACTTCCGCTGATGTCGTCATCATATACGACTCTGATTGGAATCCACAAATGGACTTGCAGGCTATGGACAGAGCACATCGTATTGGCCAGAAGAAACAAGTAAGCTGTcgaacaatacaaacaaaaaagaaaatcccTTACTTCTGATCATAAaacctaatattttaaataactttgaatatttaaattgctaaGTAATTACATACTTTTTATACAGGTACGAGTTTTCCGTCTTATCACAGAAAACACGGTTGAAGAAAAGATCGTCGAGCGAGCTGAAGTAAAGCTAAGGTTGGACAAACTTGTGATACAGTCTGGTCGCCTGGTAGATACCAAGAGCCAGCTCAACAAAGACGAAATGCTCAATATGATAAGACATGGCGCCAACCATGTGTTCTCGTCGAAAGATTCGGAAATCACGGAAGAAGATATTGATGTTATTCTGGCTAAAGGAGAGGTCAAGGtaagaaaaaaactataatgATATAGTTGTCATATTAGTTCtcttactataaaataatttactaacatTATTATACCTTTTATAGACTGAAGAATTGAAGCAAAAGCTGGAGAGCCTCGGAGAGTCATCATTGCGAGCGTTTTCGATGGACACCCCTGGCGCAACTACAGACTCAGTCTACCAATTTGAAGGTTTTCAttcaatacttaaataaataaaatacttattcatgAAATTACATACTATAATTGATGTTTGTGTTCAGGGGAGGATTACAGAGAGAAGCAGAAGGTTCTACCCATTGGTAATTGGATAGAACCTCCAAAACGCGAGCGTAAAGCTAACTATGCAGTGGATGCTTACTTCCGGGAGGCACTCCGTGTTTCCGAACCGAAGGCGCCTAAGGTACAGGTAAATAAGTGTAAAGAGCTAAATGCGGAGTCCAGCGAAGCAGTCTACTTCTGGTGGTGGTTATTGGCTATCTCATCTAATTCATGTAATCGTactatgtaaattaattagctcTTTATACTGGcattattgtagtttttattttcatttctgccttcaattataaatttattatattattttcaatgtatttagtttttttttcttttgatttttccTGCTTCTTATTCTGTATTGTTTCGTATTCTATATATTTATGCTTAATTATGTAGTTTAGAATCTGAATGCTACTGTTCAAATAGATAATATTGTCTTTTCTCTCATTTAGGCCCCACGACCACCAAAGCAGCCGATCGTGCAAGATTTCCAATTCTTCCCACCGCGTCTTTTCGAGCTTTTGGATCAAGAAATTTACCATTATCGTAAAACACTCGGGTAAAACATACATCCTAACAACATCGTATGATTTTCTTGGTAACGTATTTGTTTCTAATTCGAATGTATTGTCATTAGGTACAAGGTGCCGCGTAATCCAGAGCTAGGACCTGATGCAGCCAAGATCCAAAGAGAGGAGCAACGTAAAATAGATGATGCTGAAGCCCTTACTGAGGAAGAGGTACAAGAAAAAGAGCAACTGCTAACACAAGGTATGTAACTCCTTActgatctaaaaatatttaaaatattgaggAGAATTTAGCTAGGTAgttttacattacaaaaataactttaatctGACTGTTCGCTCTAAGATTGGTACCTATCATTGGCTTGCTACGGTGAATTTCATCATTCTTGtgactgttttaaagttttgaaattattcattattaaggtTTTACAAACTGGACGAAGCGAGACTTCAACCAATTTATCAAAGCAAATGAGAAGTATGGAAGAGATGATATTGAGAATATTGCTAAAGATGTTGAAGGCAAAACTCCTGAAGAAGTAAGTTTAtgatatttagtaaattaagatattttattatactaatatgaaaaatatctttttttaataaaataatatactagtttaatttaaaatcaaaaattactCTCTTTAGGTCATGGAGTACTCAGCAGTATTTTGGGAAAGATGTCATGAGCTTCAGGATATCGATAGAATAATGGGGCAAATAGAGAGAGGAGAAGCGAAAATACAGAGAAGAGCGTCCATAAAAAAAGCATTAGATGCTAAGATGGCTCGCTATAGAGCGCCATTCCATCAACTAAGAATTTCTTACGGTACTAATAAAGGCAAGAATTACGTTGAAGAGGAAGACAGGTGATTAATGTTGTTACACCAGTATTCAggacaatttgaaaaaaaaagatgcaAGGATCATGCAGATTCTTGCATCTTTTGCCCCATAGCGTAAAATATGCCAATGTGTTgtgaaaatgaactttatgtattagttttgttttttattttacagatttcTGGTATGTATGTTGCATAAATTGGGTTTTGACAAAGAGAACGTTTATGAAGAGCTTCGCGCGTCTGTACATGCTGCACCTCAATTTAGATTTGATTGGTTTCTCAAATCCAGAACAGCCGTCGAATTACAACGAAGGTTGGTATATActtcttaaaattaacttttgtttgCAGTAGTTCTTAAAACTTCTAAACATAGTTGGctgtaacagttttatttatactatgtgtgtatttagaaaaaaaatcagcatatcatttcattttcagaTGCAACACCCTTATCACTCTGATTGAAAGAGAGAATCAAGAACTGGAAGAAAAAGAACGCGctgagaagaagaagaagagtgGCAACGCTAATCCGAACACACCCGGAGGTAATGCCACTGGCAAA includes these proteins:
- the LOC113508326 gene encoding chromatin-remodeling complex ATPase chain Iswi isoform X2; this encodes MSQAEEPMEVADVGENSNESSSDTTSSRGKEGDFESKIETDRSKRFEFLLKQTEIFSHFMSNTPKSGSSPPKPKAGRPKKIKDIDSGGGSAGDHRHRKTEQEEDEELLAETNTKQKSIFRFEASPHYVKNGEMRDYQVRGLNWMISLYENGINGILADEMGLGKTLQTISLLGYMKHFKNVPGPHIVIVPKSTLTNWMNEFKKWCPSLKAVCLIGDQETRNTFIRETLMPGNWDVCITSYEMIIRERSVFKKFTWRYMVIDEAHRIKNEKSKLSELLREFKSMNRLLLTGTPLQNNLHELWALLNFLLPDVFNSSDDFDSWFNTNAALGDNQLVSRLHAVLRPFLLRRLKSEVERKLKPKKEVKVYVGLSKMQREWYTKVLMKDIDVVNGAGKVEKMRLQNILMQLRKCCNHPYLFDGAEPGPPYTTDEHLVYNCGKLAILDKLLPKLREQDSRVLIFSQMTRMLDILEDYCLWRQYKYCRLDGQTPHEDRNRQIEEYNAEGSEKFVFMLSTRAGGLGINLTSADVVIIYDSDWNPQMDLQAMDRAHRIGQKKQVRVFRLITENTVEEKIVERAEVKLRLDKLVIQSGRLVDTKSQLNKDEMLNMIRHGANHVFSSKDSEITEEDIDVILAKGEVKTEELKQKLESLGESSLRAFSMDTPGATTDSVYQFEGEDYREKQKVLPIGNWIEPPKRERKANYAVDAYFREALRVSEPKAPKAPRPPKQPIVQDFQFFPPRLFELLDQEIYHYRKTLGYKVPRNPELGPDAAKIQREEQRKIDDAEALTEEEVQEKEQLLTQGFTNWTKRDFNQFIKANEKYGRDDIENIAKDVEGKTPEEVMEYSAVFWERCHELQDIDRIMGQIERGEAKIQRRASIKKALDAKMARYRAPFHQLRISYGTNKGKNYVEEEDRFLVCMLHKLGFDKENVYEELRASVHAAPQFRFDWFLKSRTAVELQRRCNTLITLIERENQELEEKERAEKKKKSGNANPNTPGGNATGKGANAGKRKATDNTPDTAQKHKKKKK
- the LOC113508326 gene encoding chromatin-remodeling complex ATPase chain Iswi isoform X1 encodes the protein MSQAEEPMEVADVGENSNESSSDTTSSRGKEGDFESKIETDRSKRFEFLLKQTEIFSHFMSNTPKSGSSPPKPKAGRPKKIKDIDSGGGSAGDHRHRKTEQEEDEELLAETNTKQKSIFRFEASPHYVKNGEMRDYQVRGLNWMISLYENGINGILADEMGLGKTLQTISLLGYMKHFKNVPGPHIVIVPKSTLTNWMNEFKKWCPSLKAVCLIGDQETRNTFIRETLMPGNWDVCITSYEMIIRERSVFKKFTWRYMVIDEAHRIKNEKSKLSELLREFKSMNRLLLTGTPLQNNLHELWALLNFLLPDVFNSSDDFDSWFNTNAALGDNQLVSRLHAVLRPFLLRRLKSEVERKLKPKKEVKVYVGLSKMQREWYTKVLMKDIDVVNGAGKVEKMRLQNILMQLRKCCNHPYLFDGAEPGPPYTTDEHLVYNCGKLAILDKLLPKLREQDSRVLIFSQMTRMLDILEDYCLWRQYKYCRLDGQTPHEDRNRQIEEYNAEGSEKFVFMLSTRAGGLGINLTSADVVIIYDSDWNPQMDLQAMDRAHRIGQKKQVRVFRLITENTVEEKIVERAEVKLRLDKLVIQSGRLVDTKSQLNKDEMLNMIRHGANHVFSSKDSEITEEDIDVILAKGEVKTEELKQKLESLGESSLRAFSMDTPGATTDSVYQFEGEDYREKQKVLPIGNWIEPPKRERKANYAVDAYFREALRVSEPKAPKVQAPRPPKQPIVQDFQFFPPRLFELLDQEIYHYRKTLGYKVPRNPELGPDAAKIQREEQRKIDDAEALTEEEVQEKEQLLTQGFTNWTKRDFNQFIKANEKYGRDDIENIAKDVEGKTPEEVMEYSAVFWERCHELQDIDRIMGQIERGEAKIQRRASIKKALDAKMARYRAPFHQLRISYGTNKGKNYVEEEDRFLVCMLHKLGFDKENVYEELRASVHAAPQFRFDWFLKSRTAVELQRRCNTLITLIERENQELEEKERAEKKKKSGNANPNTPGGNATGKGANAGKRKATDNTPDTAQKHKKKKK